Below is a window of bacterium DNA.
GCTTCAAACACGTTTTTAATTAAGGGAACGGATTGCAGGAGTTTGTCAATAGCCAGCATACTGATATTAATAACCACAGAACCGGATTTTTGCAATAGGTTAAAATTCATCTGGTAAGTCAGTTGATCGATTTTTGCCGCCATTAAACCTATTTTTTCGTATACCTTTGCGTTTGATAATTCTTTTACACCCAGATCAGTAATCCGGCGGCCCCGCTTACCATGGTTATTAGTCAGTCCTTCGCGGTCAAGTTTCATAAGATACAACCGAACAGTTCTTCCACTAATATCATACCCCATAGATTGGAGCTGACGCGTAATTTTGGAACTACTCAGGCATTTTTCGGAATCCTGAAGAATTCTTAATATGGACAGTCTTTTCTTCTCGGTTTTGTCACTCATGGGTAAAAATATATAGCTGAAAATATAATTTGTCAACCACATTATTGGCAATATTGCCAATAATGTGGTTGGAGCTACAATAAAAATTGAGTTTTTTTTATAAAAACAATAGTGTTATAGCATGACCTGCTTAATAGTAATTGGCAACAAAGTAATGGATTGTGCCTATCTTTTTTAGTTTATTGGCAAATATACCTAATACTCATAGGGATATTAGAAATATTTATAAAATATGTTAAATACCCAGATAATTAATTGACAAATAAATATTAGTTTGTAATCATAGGCACGCTGTTGCCAGTGAAAAAATATCTGGAGATATAAATTGGCAATAAGCAGCCTATTTAATTTTGAAGGGGGTTTAGTATGATTCAATGGCCAAAAACTAATGATGCAATAGGGACCGTAAATCGAGGAAACGCTTGTGAATCAGGATTATGTACTTTATGTCGAGCTGATTGTAAGGGGAAATGTGAAACCTGGCTTTCAAGCCTGAAAGGCCGTAAGCTTTTATATCCCAGAGATTTTGGAGTAATAACTGCCGGAAGCGCTAATACCACCCATGTTGGTGTATCCTATAATTCGCTGAGGATTAATGGGTATGTTTACGGTGCGAACGGTGTGCCCCAAGGTCTTTCGACCTCGGAAGATGACTGTGTTTTTCCCAATGTCAATACCGAGCTGGAATTTGGAACTGAGATAAAAACTAAAGCCCGTGTGCCCATAATGACCGGCGCTTTGGGTTCCACCTTTATTGCCGCGAAATATTGGGAGTCATTTGCTATTGGCGCTGCCTTGGTAGGATATCCCATTGTGGTGGGAGAGAACGTAGTTGGCGTGGATAAGGAATCCGAAATCAAAAATGGCAAGATTTCCAAGGCGCCGGAGCTGGATAGAAGAATCGATACCTTTTTGCGTTATTATGACGGTTATGGAGCAATTATTGTTCAGATGAATGTCGAGGATACCAGAAACGGCGTGGCTGAATACATTATTAATAAATACGGTGATAAAGTAATTATTGAATTGAAATGGGGCCAAGGCGCCAAAGTCATCGGCGGTGAAATCCAGGTTACTTCCTTAGAATATGCCTTATTCTTGAAAAATCGGGGTTATGTGGTTGATCCCGATCCAACTATTCCGGAAGTACAAAAAGCCTTTAAAAATAAATCCATTAAATCATTCGCGCGTCACAGCCGTCTGGGTTATACCAGCTTGTCCTCGCGGGATGAAGTGAAAAAGAGTTTTATGGATTCTGTCGCTTATTTACGCAAAATCGGTTATAAAAGAATTTCTTTGAAAACCGGATCCTACGGCATGGAAACTTTGGCCATGTCAATAAAATATGCGAGTGAAGCTAAGTTGGAGTTATTGACTATTGACGGCTCCGGCGGAGGAACCGGGATGAGTCCCTGGAACATGATGGAAAGCTGGGGTGTGCCTTCAATTCTCTTGCATGCCAAAGCAGCTGAATATGCCAAGCTGCTGGCTGATACCGGCGAAAAAGTCGTAGATCTTGCTTTTGCCGGCGGCTTGGCCAAAGAAGACCAGATATTTAAGGCGCTGGCTTTGGGCGCGCCGTTTACCAAATTAGTATGCATGGGAAGATCGTTAATGATACCGGCATATTTGGGAGCGAACGTGCAAGGCGCACTGAATCTGAAGGACAGAGAAAAAGTCCACGGTAATTGGGATAAATTACCGGCAGCGGTGGAGGAATGTGGTATTAAAGAGGATGAAATATTTGCCGGTTATTATGATGTACAGAAAAAAGTCGGTAAGGATGAAATGAAAAATATTCCTTTCGGCGCCATTGCCAGTTGGACCTTAGCGGATAAGCTCACCGCCGGTTTGCAGCAATTAATGGCCGGAGCCAGGAAATTCTCCTTAGCGGAAATAACCCGCAAAGAAGTTTTCTCAGCGAACCGCGAGACTGAAAGAGAGACCGGGATCCCCTTTATTTCGGACGCGGATGATGCTTTGGCAAAAGAAATCATCAGCGGTTCGGAAAGCAGGGCCGAAATTCCGGTAAGCAATAATTAATTAGTCTCTTATCTTTATTCTATGGCACTATTAAAAAGGCGGCAAGGCCATTCGGCCTTGCCGCCTTTTTAAAGAAAGGACTGTAGCTTGTTTAATATAATTTCCAAACATTTGATCGCGCCGGCAGTCTGCCGTCAGATCATCCGAAAATTCTCTGTGGGGATCCGGGATGGTGTTCGGAAGTTAGGATAGGGTGATATTTGAAACCTTACGATTCAACATCATCCCGCAAAATAAGTTAATCGGTCCCGGATCACGGATCAATTTTTCAGTGAATAAAGCGTAAAACAATGTAAGGATTTTGATGTTTTTCGGTCTCAATTTGTGGGGGATTGGCGGTTGACAGAAACCGCTGGGTATCACAAAATTGGGAGGTTGAAAATGTCAGAACAAGGAAGCATTAACATGGGTGAATTTAAAACAGTTGTTGAACACTTTGAAGAAAATCAAAAGAAGATGGCAGAAGTCATGCTGTATGAATTTAAAAATGCCGGAGAAGAGCGGCAATCGCTCAAAGAACAAGTTGCATTATTGCATGAAGGCCAAACAATGATTCGTTCAGAACTTCGTCTAAAACCAGGTTTTGAAGTGATAGAAGAGCTTGAAAAACGTGTAACCCGGTTGGAAAATAAAGTCGCCTGAAAGCCTGAAAAAACCAGCGAACATTTATTGATATATTAAAAATCCAGGGAATATAATAACCATGATCTCCGTAGGGGCGCGATTTATCGCGTCCGAATAGCATTTTAGAATGTTAGACCACGCCATGTTGTAAGGGCGAACCTTGTGTCCGCCCTTATGTTATTCGTAGGGGCGATTCATGAATCGCCCACAAGGGTACGAATTGTCAGATCAAACACAAATATGCACAAAAATTATTGCAATTTATGCGCATAGCGTTATTATAAATCCGTGGTACCAAAGTAATCGGAAATGGTGGGTTGGTCGAAAGGGAGGCGATAATCGGTTATTCTGACAACTGGAGTTTTCATAAAGCGGTCTACACAATAATAGAAATATTTTTCCAAGACTGGATAAGGCAAATAAATTGTAATGGGGAGTTATTTATGAAAAATTTATTTATGGTGGTTTGTTTATTTTTTTTATTGGCAGGTTGCACGGGGCCACAAGGGCCGACAGGGCCAACGGGTGATACAGGGGCAACAGGACCGACGGGTCCGGCCGGAACAACCTTGCTACATGAATATACGGGCCAGTTTGCAGCAGCTGGAAATTATACTTTGAACGTTTCTGAAATCACTGGAAAAAGAACGACTACTTTTGTAATGGCTTACTGGGCTTTTTCCAGTGTTCCCGATGTTTGGACACCTATGACTGACGGGTGGCTGGATTCATCTAATTCACGTATTTTTAGCGTATCATGGACTGCCGGACAAGTATATTTTTATGAAATGGATGCTGGTGATTATTATTTAGTTCAAGTATTTCAGCATAACTAAAATAATTTCATCATTGCTGTTTAATTGCCAGAATTTTGGGTATCTCCCACGTGGGAGAAGGAGTTCGAGTTTCGGGAACACCATAATTATTTCAATAAATTGATTTTAATTTTTCGTCTGTTTTTGCCACATACCGGCCTTGTTATTCCGGTATGTGTTCAGCCGGAGCAGTAAGATGAGATTAATTTGTCTTTCTACAACAAACACCTTCTATGTAAAATCAACATATAATATTGATTTTACATAGAAGGTGTGATACTGTAATTGTGCTATGAAAAACTATATTCCAAGAACAATTGAAAAACAAATCAAGTCTGCCGGCCGGGATTTTCCGGTTGTGGTATTAACCGGGCCGCGTCAGACTGGGAAGTCCACTTTACTTAAAAAACTTTTTTCTAAGTATACCTATATAACCCTGGATGATCCTTTGACAAGAAATCTGGCGCAGGAAGATCCGAAATTATTTTTAAGCCGACATCAGCATGTCATTATTGACGAGATACAGTATCTGCCGGAATTGTTGCCTTATATCAAAATCATGGTGGATCAGGATCGCAGTAAAAACGGCCGTTATATATTGACAGGTTCCCAATTTTTTCCGCTGATGCACGGTATTAGTGAGTCGTTGGCAGGAAGAGCGGCACTGTTTGAGTTATTGGGATTTTCACATCAGGAAGCGCCCTGGATTGATTATGATATTCCCAAATTCTGTTTTGCGGCTTTGTTTGACGGCTTTTATCCGGAAGTGATTGTGCATGGCGCCAATCGCAATCGCTTCTATTCGAGTTATCTACAAACCTACCTGGAACGGGATATACGTCAGATAACCTCGGTGCATGATTTAAAAGTCTTTCAGAATTATCTGGAATTACTGGCAGCACGTGTCGGTAGTTTACTTAACTTAAATGAAGTTAGCAAAGAATGCGGCATTACCTTTACCACGGCGAAACGCTGGTTGTCATTGTTGGAGACAAGCAGGATTGTGTATTTACTGCGTCCTTATACTAAAAATATTTCCAAGCGGGTTATAAAAAGCGCTAAATTGTATTTTTCAGACACAGGATTATTGGCGGCGATTTTGCGTTATCCGACTCCGGAAACCGTGCAAAGCGGGCCGCTATCCGGCAGTTTGTTTGAAAACTTTATTGTGGTGGAATTGCTGAAATACAAATTTAATCATAATAAGTTGTTTGAACTCTTTTTTTATCGTGATTCAAATCACAATGAAATAGATATAATCATTGATCAGGGGAGTTCGCTCCTTTGTCTTGAGATTAAAAATACATCAACACCTCAAAAAGAACACCTGACAACGCTGGCGCGATTACAACCGCTGATCAAAAATTCCAAGGCTTACCTGATGAGTTTTGCTTCTGAAGCGCAAGTATATTCCAAAACAGTAACCAGTATTCCCTGGATGCAATTATTTCAAAAGAAATATTTGTTGTAAAAAAATGGGTGAATTTTTGAACGGCGAGATGCCGGAGTTCAAATGTTCAAATAATAATCCGGGGATATACTCCGAATGACTGGATAATCATGTCCTCATCCCAACCTTTTGTATCTGGAAAACACTGGGATGATATTTACAAGGGTCTCTATCGACAGTACGCTTGGCTATTCTTCATCTTTTCAAATTATTGATTTTGATAGTGGTGGACGGAAAGATATTATCGTTTCTGATTTTTAGAAAAGTAAAATTTATTGGTATCAAAATACAGGGACGGGATTTGTAAAGCGTTTTGCAAAATTGTTTGATGAGCCGTTTGAGCGGTTTGTGTGAAGGAATAAGGAAATTTGATGCATTTTCCAGTATCCTTGCATTGACACATAATAAGCCGTTTTTTCCGTAGGCGTAAAACCTGTCCGGCGGATGTCGAATTAGAGCGGGGAAATTGAATTATTGCTCATTATACCTGCCATTGGCATACACCCCAAAGATGTAATTGGTACCTAATATATTATTTTGCAAATATTTTATACGAAGGATGAGTCTATATTATTATAGGTAGAAACCAGGTGAGTTACAGGTGTTTTTCCATTCAAAAGTCAATGGAGGGAAAAATGAAAACCTCCACGAAAAGAAAAATTTTTCTTTTTTGTTTTACAAGCAGCGGTGGATATCATTCCATATCAAGCCAGTCAGGATTATGCGCCCCATAGTAATGAGGAGCTTACTGAATGTGCTTTTACGACCAATGGCCACTAGTACAATACACTATAGGGGAGATAGGTAACTTGTATCCTCTTGGGGAGATGAGAACGTGTGTCTGTCTTTTAAGTGCGCATGGCGGTTTTTTATTTGGTCTCTACTGATAATAGGAATTATTGCCAGTCGAATTATGGCGGCATCTCCAACGCATACGCCTACCATGACAGTCACAGCCAGCCCCACCAATACTGGCGCGGATATTATCTGGAGTGATGATTTTTCAGGAGGGACACCGGGGATTCAGCCGTCAGGGTGGCAGGATGAGACGGATACTCCCGCTTTTAATGCAGAAATGTTCTATTCTTATACTGTGGCAAATGCGGCTTTAACCCGAACAGCAGAGGATGTCTGGGGAAAAAGCCTTTCGCCGGTGATTAACTGTGATGCTGGTTATTACAATGCTGTTGAAATTCGGATTGTAGACATCAATCCGCTGACAACCTGGAAGGTGGGAATCCAGGAAATTAATGGTGCTTGGCAACACCAAGATCTCTGTACAAGTAAAGATACAACCGGTACATTTATTTTTGAGTATGCTTCAGTCATGGGATGGAGCGGTACTAAAAATTTTTCAATTCAACTCACTATCGAAGGCGGAAGCGGTGATTATGTTGTTGTGGACTATGTGAATGTCCGTCGGCTACCTATCACGGCAACGCCTACACACACGCGAACCACGACACCCACGGTGACACCCAGCTTGACTCCGACGGGTCCTACAGATACACCCACAGCAACACCTACGGCAGCTGTTTTGACTGCTGATTTTTGGTTTACAGGTTTTGAGGGAACCACAGGGATACAGCCTTCCGGGTGGCAGGATGAATCCAATGATGGCTCGTTTAATGCAGAGATTGTCTATGCCAGTTCTCAAGAAGCGGTTACTATTGTACGCACCGCTGAAGATGTCTGGGGCAAGGTGCTCTCGCCGGCAATTTGTTGTGATGTGAATGCCTATCCACGGGTTGCGATCACCGTTAATGCCTTAAGTCCCACCACAAGTTGGAAAATCAGCTGTTTGGAATACGGCACCAGCAATCAGTGGGATCTGTGTACGAGTCAGACGGGAACGGGTGCGTTTGAATTCAACTATGCTCAAATCACAGGTCTGTTTGGTGAAAAGCAAGCTGTTTTCCAATTGATCATTGAAGGGGCAGCAGGGACTTGGGTGGAGGTTGATCAGATTCAGGTTATGGGGAATCGGCGTATGGATACGGATTTTACTCAGGTCAATGCTATTGAACCAGATCAGCTCAGCATTCAGGGGACGGTTGTAAAAATCAAGGGTGCTAATTATTATCCTTCGACCCATGGTTGGCAAAAAATGTGGCTTGAGTGGGAACCGGAATTAATTCATGCTGAGCTCGCGCGTACGCAGATGTTGGGGATTAATATGATCCGCGCATGCATTCATTATTCGGAATTTGGTGGTCCGGATGTCAAACCCGAGATGTTGGCTAGGATGGAGGAATTTCTCTACATTGCGGCCAAGAACAACTTACAGGTCGAGTTCTCATTTTTTCCTTACTTCCGTGACTATTCTCCGGCTGTGCGACAGGATATGAAAAATCATGTGGGTACAATTTTGGCGCGGTTTCAAAATGATTCGCGTATTTTTGGTTGGGGCATGACCAATGAACTGGATGTACACGTAGCTTTGCTCAATGGGGATATGCCGGCCCATTCTGATGCGCTGGATTGGTTCCATGATATGGCAGCCTTTATGCAATCAACAGATCCCAATCATTTGGTGATTGCCCCCACCTCGTGGCCGGATACCATGCGGAGCTTGGATCTTTCAATGATTGATGTTTATTCACTCCATTACTACGGCCCCCTGGAAGCCTATCAAGGGAATATGATGCGCACCCGGGTGTTGATGATACAACAGGATTGTGTAAAACCGATTTTGCTTGAAGAGTTTGGACTTGATTACAATACGAATCCTACAGAAACGGAAGTGAGCGATTATTTTACACTTGTTTGGGATGCGATTTATCAGACCGATATTGCCGGTGGTGTTGTCTGGATTTTAAATGATACGGAGCAAGACGGCACACCCCATCTATGGGGGATTTACACGGCCAGTGGCATCATGCGTGATGGTGTCGCAATTATCGCATCAGCGTATACTGGCAGTGATTTATATGCTCCGATTCTTGTTGGACGACCAGCCTCATCCGTACAAACACAATATCCGGTTTTTGATCAGGAAACCGTTTTTCTTAACAGCCAACTCCCGCAGGTAGAAGCTAAATGGACGCCGGAAGCAAACCGGGCAGATCACCAAGCACAGGATGGTGGTGTTTTGATTTATAACATTGTTCGCGGTGCGGAAACTTATGGCTATGGTCATATTAAAACCGTCTATGCGGTTGATGTGAATATGGATGAAGAAAATGATTTGAGAATCAATATCAAAGATCTGTTTGGGCGTTGGTATGCATTTTTGGGAAACACCCCAACCGGATATCAAATCCGTCTTCAATATGACTCGCCGGTGAAGGGGGCGTTTGTCTATAATCTTAAAGATTACGTACCGGATTCTTTGAAAAATGGTCAACAATACTTTACCCTCGCCATTGGTGGTGTGGAAGCGATGTATTGTATGGATGTTGCAAATGTGCTGGTGGAAAATGTGAGCGTGGCTGCAGGCGCAAGACCAACACCGGCAGCGACGCCAATCGATACATATTGGATGGAACAGTTCAACGGCACTATGTGGGTGCAACCAGAAGGTTGGCGTGATGAAACTGAGGACAGCACGTTTAATTGTCAGATTGCTTATTCTGCTGCATCCTCACATGCAGTAATCTCTCGCACTGCCCAGGATAGTTGGGGTAAAGTGTTTTCGCCAGTGCTTCAATGCAATGTTGATACTTATAATCAAGTTGAGGTCGTCGTGACAGATATATCACCCGCAGTAGTCTGGAGAGTCGGTATCCAGGAGAATGGTGGCAGCGGATCAAATTGGGATCTGTGTCCTGATCAAACCCAGAGTGGGACATTCCGGTTTTCCATCCCTGATGCAACCGGTCTCAGCGGTCAGCAGCAATTCAACATCCAGATGAGTGTAGTGGGTGCCAGCGGTAGTTATTGCGTACTGGATGCTATACG
It encodes the following:
- a CDS encoding FMN-binding glutamate synthase family protein codes for the protein MIQWPKTNDAIGTVNRGNACESGLCTLCRADCKGKCETWLSSLKGRKLLYPRDFGVITAGSANTTHVGVSYNSLRINGYVYGANGVPQGLSTSEDDCVFPNVNTELEFGTEIKTKARVPIMTGALGSTFIAAKYWESFAIGAALVGYPIVVGENVVGVDKESEIKNGKISKAPELDRRIDTFLRYYDGYGAIIVQMNVEDTRNGVAEYIINKYGDKVIIELKWGQGAKVIGGEIQVTSLEYALFLKNRGYVVDPDPTIPEVQKAFKNKSIKSFARHSRLGYTSLSSRDEVKKSFMDSVAYLRKIGYKRISLKTGSYGMETLAMSIKYASEAKLELLTIDGSGGGTGMSPWNMMESWGVPSILLHAKAAEYAKLLADTGEKVVDLAFAGGLAKEDQIFKALALGAPFTKLVCMGRSLMIPAYLGANVQGALNLKDREKVHGNWDKLPAAVEECGIKEDEIFAGYYDVQKKVGKDEMKNIPFGAIASWTLADKLTAGLQQLMAGARKFSLAEITRKEVFSANRETERETGIPFISDADDALAKEIISGSESRAEIPVSNN
- a CDS encoding collagen-like protein translates to MKNLFMVVCLFFLLAGCTGPQGPTGPTGDTGATGPTGPAGTTLLHEYTGQFAAAGNYTLNVSEITGKRTTTFVMAYWAFSSVPDVWTPMTDGWLDSSNSRIFSVSWTAGQVYFYEMDAGDYYLVQVFQHN
- a CDS encoding ATP-binding protein; translated protein: MKNYIPRTIEKQIKSAGRDFPVVVLTGPRQTGKSTLLKKLFSKYTYITLDDPLTRNLAQEDPKLFLSRHQHVIIDEIQYLPELLPYIKIMVDQDRSKNGRYILTGSQFFPLMHGISESLAGRAALFELLGFSHQEAPWIDYDIPKFCFAALFDGFYPEVIVHGANRNRFYSSYLQTYLERDIRQITSVHDLKVFQNYLELLAARVGSLLNLNEVSKECGITFTTAKRWLSLLETSRIVYLLRPYTKNISKRVIKSAKLYFSDTGLLAAILRYPTPETVQSGPLSGSLFENFIVVELLKYKFNHNKLFELFFYRDSNHNEIDIIIDQGSSLLCLEIKNTSTPQKEHLTTLARLQPLIKNSKAYLMSFASEAQVYSKTVTSIPWMQLFQKKYLL
- a CDS encoding cellulase family glycosylhydrolase translates to MCLSFKCAWRFFIWSLLIIGIIASRIMAASPTHTPTMTVTASPTNTGADIIWSDDFSGGTPGIQPSGWQDETDTPAFNAEMFYSYTVANAALTRTAEDVWGKSLSPVINCDAGYYNAVEIRIVDINPLTTWKVGIQEINGAWQHQDLCTSKDTTGTFIFEYASVMGWSGTKNFSIQLTIEGGSGDYVVVDYVNVRRLPITATPTHTRTTTPTVTPSLTPTGPTDTPTATPTAAVLTADFWFTGFEGTTGIQPSGWQDESNDGSFNAEIVYASSQEAVTIVRTAEDVWGKVLSPAICCDVNAYPRVAITVNALSPTTSWKISCLEYGTSNQWDLCTSQTGTGAFEFNYAQITGLFGEKQAVFQLIIEGAAGTWVEVDQIQVMGNRRMDTDFTQVNAIEPDQLSIQGTVVKIKGANYYPSTHGWQKMWLEWEPELIHAELARTQMLGINMIRACIHYSEFGGPDVKPEMLARMEEFLYIAAKNNLQVEFSFFPYFRDYSPAVRQDMKNHVGTILARFQNDSRIFGWGMTNELDVHVALLNGDMPAHSDALDWFHDMAAFMQSTDPNHLVIAPTSWPDTMRSLDLSMIDVYSLHYYGPLEAYQGNMMRTRVLMIQQDCVKPILLEEFGLDYNTNPTETEVSDYFTLVWDAIYQTDIAGGVVWILNDTEQDGTPHLWGIYTASGIMRDGVAIIASAYTGSDLYAPILVGRPASSVQTQYPVFDQETVFLNSQLPQVEAKWTPEANRADHQAQDGGVLIYNIVRGAETYGYGHIKTVYAVDVNMDEENDLRINIKDLFGRWYAFLGNTPTGYQIRLQYDSPVKGAFVYNLKDYVPDSLKNGQQYFTLAIGGVEAMYCMDVANVLVENVSVAAGARPTPAATPIDTYWMEQFNGTMWVQPEGWRDETEDSTFNCQIAYSAASSHAVISRTAQDSWGKVFSPVLQCNVDTYNQVEVVVTDISPAVVWRVGIQENGGSGSNWDLCPDQTQSGTFRFSIPDATGLSGQQQFNIQMSVVGASGSYCVLDAIRLNSVPSTPTPTMTISPTLTVTPTLADTVTITPTPWMPEGQVMAYPNPARDYVNFAYTVSGSIKTVIDIYQVAGERVGHIVEHHYAGSGQTVVTQWHTTDLAPSIYFSRIVITDASGKVILKQMKKVAIIK